The genome window ATACGCGTGTAATTCACCAGACCTGGCATCATCCCTTCGCCCGGGCGGCCTGTTATCTGTCCGGCATCGGACAACTGTTGCCCGAAATAGCGCACCACATCCTTGAGATAGGGACTCACTATCAGCAATGCGAGTAAAGCTATCTTTGCGTGTGTATAAAACCGGGCGCGCTTATTGGTTGCTGTTTGTCCCACAAAATCGTCCATAGCCCCAGCAATGTAAGCCATAACGATGAGCGGGGATAGTTCAGGATAAATATAAATGCTTGCCGCAACCAATATCGCCGGCAGCACCACTTTTCCTGTCCCATGGAAATTTCGGTCGGAACCCAGCGCAAAAAGCGCGGGAGCCAGCGGCAACGCAAGCAGATTATCGTAATTATTGGCATGCAGCGCATGCGGTAACCAGCCTCCCGTCACCCCCAGTAACACAGCAAGCGCAACAGGGACATTCAGGTCGCGCTGATTGGCGGTATGCGCCGCATAAGCAAGAGCTAACGCAAAACTGAAAATTGAAATTACCAGCAGCGCTCCTACCGTCATTTGGGTATCGACGCCGACTGACCACGGTGGAATCAGTACCCCCAGCATAGCGCTCGCGACATAGCGGGTACCGGATAAATGCGAGGCGTACTGATACAATGGAGCCAGGCCTCCCTCGCTTCCTCTCGGGTAATGGCGCAGATATTCGCCAAAGCTCGCGTACGACCACCCGTCCAGCGCCGAACTGCCCAGATAATCAGAAAACCCGTACCAAAAGTATCCGGCCGACACCCATGCTGTCGCCGCTATGGCAGTCAGCAGGATATCGCCCCGTCCGTAGTCGATAAAAGCTGAGCGGACATGCATCGCCCCATATACGGCGGTCACCAACCACAACAACCACAATGTGGAAGTAGCGCCTTTGTCGAGAGGAGTTCCATGCTGCACATATAACGCCACAATAATTCCGGATATAGCGAGCGCAGTAGAGGGTGCAAGGAGGAGACGCTGCCGCAATTGCCTTGTTCCACACAAATGCAGCAAACCAAGCCCGCTAAGCGTGGCAAAGCTGATAAGCATGAAAAAAAGTACTACGCACGTCATAAAATGCGTCATGCATGCAGCCATTTTCTAATTTGACCCAGCATCCCGGGAGAAAGCGCGTGATTCCAGCGTAGTGCGGCGCCTACGCTGCGCGCGCTGAGACAAACGGTTCTGGATATTAAATATTTCCTTGGCGCATAATCATCCACTACCGCATGCGCATAATTGAACAGCCAGCGGTCCGGCACCTTGCCGAAAAGTTTTTTGAACATATCGTTGATTTCGCTATGCACCTTGACGCGAGCTCCCAGGGTTTTGTTGTCCGCATAGAGTCTTGACCCGGCAAGCTTCTCTTCGAGATAGCCAAAGCGTACCCCGGCCTTTCCCAGCCGCAGCCAATATTCGTAGTCCATGCAGTAATTCAAGGTTTCATCAAGCGGGCCATGCTGATCGACCACGCGCCGCCGGAAGAACAGCGCCGGCTGGCAAATGAAGCAGGTAGACTGCAGCCGTTCGAAATCCCAGGGCTCTGTCGGATAGCTTTCGAAAGCCTTATCATCAAGATCGATATGGTCCGCTCGGCCGTAAACCACATCGATCTCGGGGTGCTCCGCAAAGTAGGCCGCCACGCGGGCGACTGCGCCCGGATAGTAAATATCGTCGGAGTTAAGCCAGCCGATTATTTCGCCGTCGGTAGCCTGAATACCTTGATTCACTGCATCCGTTTGCCCGTTGTCTTTCTTCGACACCCACCGGAGCGAAGAGCCGTATCCTTGCAGTATATCTACCGTGTTATCCGTACTGGCGCCGTCGAAAACCACGTATTCAATTTCAGTGTCTTTCTGAGCAAGCACGCTTTGTATCGTGCGGTCGATGAATTGCCCTTGATTATAGGAAGGAGTAACAATGCTGAACTTCATACGTCGGTTTTCCCGGAAAACAACACCGTTCTTTCTCCGTCGGCAAGC of Candidatus Methylospira mobilis contains these proteins:
- a CDS encoding glycosyltransferase family 2 protein, whose amino-acid sequence is MKFSIVTPSYNQGQFIDRTIQSVLAQKDTEIEYVVFDGASTDNTVDILQGYGSSLRWVSKKDNGQTDAVNQGIQATDGEIIGWLNSDDIYYPGAVARVAAYFAEHPEIDVVYGRADHIDLDDKAFESYPTEPWDFERLQSTCFICQPALFFRRRVVDQHGPLDETLNYCMDYEYWLRLGKAGVRFGYLEEKLAGSRLYADNKTLGARVKVHSEINDMFKKLFGKVPDRWLFNYAHAVVDDYAPRKYLISRTVCLSARSVGAALRWNHALSPGMLGQIRKWLHA